In a single window of the Hippocampus zosterae strain Florida chromosome 6, ASM2543408v3, whole genome shotgun sequence genome:
- the si:ch73-130a3.4 gene encoding THAP domain-containing protein 6: MPQYCAALGCVNKRTAETKAKRITFHKFPKEKFLRRQWEVAARKRGFSATKSSVLCSEHFKLEDIDATGQTVRIREGAKPSVFSFQSPVQKQVFTRTTQTSKKARESVASIASKNVPQTESPPPQPSPLPDVEHCYALPASPAGLKARLTEALARVEGLERELRNVKDRERRAKNTVFGLLEDLRGKNLINEELREKLDSYSGLPVHLLSKQGNDYTRDQREFALTLHLHGPKAYNYLRKSLYLQLPHPHTLQRWMSSVDDKPGLDSVLERSVEEAAEDECETLADTETDIQQNIIQYM; this comes from the exons ATGCCTCAGTACTGTGCGGCGTTGGGTTGCGTGAATAAGCGCACGGCGGAGACCAAAGCCAAGAGAATCACATTCCATAA GTTTCCAAAAGAGAAGTTCTTGAGGAGGCAGTGGGAAGTGGCAGCAAGGAAGAGAGGTTTCTCCGCCACCAAGTCATCGGTTCTCTGCAGCGAGCACTTCAAACTCGAGGACATTGACGCCACAGGCCAGACTGTCAGGATTAGGGAGGGAGCCAAACCTTCTGTCTTCAGCTTCCAGTCTCCTGTCCAAAAA CAAGTGTTTACCAGGACAACACAAACCTCCAAGAAAGCTCGAGAGTCAGTGGCATCGATTGCTTCAAAGAATGTGCCGCAGACTGaatcaccaccaccacagccATCCCCTCTTCCTGATGTT GAGCACTGCTATGCGCTGCCCGCGTCTCCTGCCGGTCTCAAGGCCCGACTGACAGAGGCCCTAGCGAGGGTGGAGGGTTTAGAGCGCGAGCTGAGGAACGTGAAGGACCGAGAACGGCGGGCCAAGAACACAGTGTTTGGTCTTTTGGAGGATCTGAGGGGAAAGAACCTCATCAACGAAGAGCTTAGAGAGAAGCTGGATTCATACTCGG GTCTGCCAGTCCACCTGTTGTCCAAACAGGGCAACGACTACACTCGAGACCAGAGAGAGTTTGCCCTCACTCTCCACTTACATGGTCCAAAAGCTTATAACTACCTGAGAAAATCTCTCTACCTCCAATtgccacacccacacactcttCAAAG GTGGATGAGCTCCGTAGATGACAAGCCTGGGCTTGATTCTGTGTTGGAAAGAAGCGTCGAAGAAGCAGCTGAGGATGAATGTGAGACCCTCGCTGACACAGAAACCGATATTCAGCAAAatataatacagtacatgtaa
- the agpat9l gene encoding glycerol-3-phosphate acyltransferase 3-like, which translates to MEDFWAVVVWAGRIWLCLIISLIMIPAMFGFSLGISETYMDILVKILEWATLKLQKATAEEHALKASASSALIQREDGSMEKELEELRRSRPKPPVGGDFTLSDCFYFTRRGIESIVEDEVTQRFTSEELVSWNLLTRTNNDFQYISLRLTLVYGLGIFVRYCILAPLRITLACIGLTWLVIGTSAVGLLPNWRVKFWLSEWVHVMCYRICARGLSAAIRYHNRENIPQKGGICVANHTTPIDIVILCNDACYAMVGQVHGGLMGVIQRAMVRSCPHVWFERAEMKDRHLVAKRLKDHVNDKTKLPILIFPEGTCINNTSVMMFKKGSFEIGATIYPVAIKYDPKFGDAFWNSSKYSMVSYLLRMMTSWALVCNVWYLPAMHQQEGEDAVQFANRVKSAIAHQGGLVDLQWDGGLKRAKVKESFKEQQQKQYSHMVVGDDGSSNSD; encoded by the exons ATGGAGGACTTTTGGGCTGTTGTGGTTTGGGCTGGGAGGATCTGGCTGTGCCTGATCATCAGCCTCATTATGATCCCTGCCATGTTTGGCTTCTCACTGGGCATCTCGGAGACCTACATGGACATCTTGGTCAAAATATTGGAG TGGGCCACACTAAAGTTGCAGAAGGCAACGGCAGAAGAACATGCACTCAAAGCTTCTGCATCCAGTG CTCTCATCCAGAGGGAAGACGGCTCCATGGAGAAAGAGTTAGAGGAACTAAGACGAAGTCGCCCCAAACCTCCAGTGGGCGGCGATTTCACACTTAGCGACTGTTTCTATTTCACCCGCCGAGGAATTGAGAGCATCGTGGAGGATGAA GTGACCCAGCGGTTCACTTCTGAGGAGCTGGTGTCTTGGAACCTTCTGACCCGCACCAACAATGACTTCCAGTACATCAGTCTGAGGCTAACACTGGTCTATGGACTTGGCATTTTTGTCCGATACTGCATCCTCGCACCTCTCAG GATAACTCTGGCCTGCATTGGACTCACATGGCTGGTCATCGGGACATCTGCAGTGGGGCTGCTCCCCAATTGGAG GGTGAAGTTCTGGCTCAGTGAGTGGGTCCACGTCATGTGCTACAGGATCTGTGCCCGAGGCCTCTCCGCTGCTATCCGCTATCATAACAG GGAAAATATCCCCCAAAAAGGAGGCATTTGTGTGGCTAATCACACCACCCCCATTGACATTGTGATACTCTGCAATGATGCCTGCTATGCCATG GTGGGCCAGGTGCACGGAGGTCTCATGGGGGTGATCCAGCGGGCCATGGTGCGATCCTGTCCCCACGTGTGGTTCGAGCGAGCCGAGATGAAAGATCGTCATCTGGTGGCCAAGAG GTTAAAAGATCACGTGAATGACAAGACAAAGCTCCCCATATTGATATTCCCAGAAG GAACCTGCATCAACAACACGTCAGTCATGATGTTTAAGAAGGGGAGTTTTGAAATTGGAGCAACAATTTACCCCGTTGCCATAAAG TATGACCCCAAGTTTGGAGATGCCTTCTGGAACAGTTCCAAGTACAGTATGGTTAGCTATCTGCTGAGGATGATGACTAGCTGGGCTCTTGTCTGCAATGTCTGGTATCTACCCGCCATGCATCAACAG GAGGGGGAAGATGCCGTCCAGTTTGCCAACAGAGTCAAGTCAGCCATCGCTCACCAGGGAGGACTCGTGGACCTACAATG GGACGGAGGCCTGAAGCGAGCGAAGGTGAAGGAGTCGTTCaaggagcagcagcagaagcagtATAGCCACATGGTGGTGGGAGATGACGGCAGCAGTAACAGCGACTGA